The window GATGGTGGGGATCGCCCTGGAGCGCCGCCCCCACGCCGTGACCCTGGTGCCGGAGCGCCGGGAAGAGATCACCACCGAAGGGGGGCTCGACGTGGCCGGGCGCTTCGAGGAGGTGCGGGGCGCCGTCTCGCGCCTGCGTGAGGGCGGCCTCCGGGTGAGCCTCTTCGTGGACCCCGACCCCGCCCTGGTGCAGGCTTGCCACCGGGCCGGAGCCCAGGCGGTGGAGCTCCACACCGGCGCTTTCTGCGAGGCGTGGGGAGGGGAAGGGGCCGAGGGGGAGCTGGCCCGTCTTCGCAGGGCCGCCGCGGTGGGCCGCGAGCTCGGGCTCGCGGTGCACGCGGGCCACGGGCTCAACGTGCGAAACGTGGGCGCGGTGGCCCGGATCCCGGAGGTGGAAGAGCTGAACATCGGCCACGCCCTGGTGGGCCGGGCCCTCTTCGTGGGCCTCGAGCGGGCGGTGCGGGAGATGAAGGAGATCCTGGAGCGGGAGGTCGCGTGGCGGTGATTCTGGGAGTGGGCCTCGACCTGGTGGCCGTGGAGCGGATCCGGGCACTCCAGGAGCGGCGCGGCGAGCGCTTCCTGCGCCGGGTCTTCACCGATGCCGAGGCCCGGGCCTGTCTTGGCCGGGGGGACCCCGCGCCGTCGCTCGCCGCGCGCTTTGCGGCCAAGGAGGCCGGGATGAAGGCCCTGGGCACCGGCTGGGGGAGCGGCGTGGGGTGGCTCGACCTGGAGGTGGTGGGTGAACCGGGAACGGCTCCGCGCCTGGTGCTGCGGGGGCGGGCGGCGCAGCTGGCCGACGCCCGGGGGGTGGGGGCGGTGCACCTGAGCCTCACCCACGACGCCGGGGTGGCCGGGGCCGTGGTCCTCCTGGAGTCCGCGCCGTGATCGCGCTTCTGACCGCCGCGCAGATGCGGGCTCTCGATGCCCATACCATCGAGGCGGTGGGGCTGCCGGGCCCCGTGCTCATGGAGACCGCCGGAAGGGCCGTGCTCCACCATCTGTGGGCGGCCTACCGGGACGAGGCATTGGCCGGGCCGGTGGCGGTGCTGTGCGGGAAGGGCAACAACGGCGGGGACGGCTTCGTGGTGGCGCGCTGCCTGCACCATCTGGGGTGCCGGGTCTCGGCCATCCTGCTGGGGAGCGGCGAGGGTGTGTCGGGCGACGCCGCGGTGCACCTGACTGCCTACCGGGGCTCGGGGGGGCGCCTCCTGGAGGTATCCGGAAGGAACCGCCGGGAAGCGGAGGCTCGCGTCTCGGGGGCGGCGCTCGCGGTGGACGCGATCCTGGGCACGGGACTCGCGGCCGAGGTCCGGGGCCTGCCCGCCGAGGCCATCTCCTGGCTGGGGGCCGGCGCGTGTCCCGTGGTGAGCGTCGACATCCCGTCGGGGGTCTGCTCCGATTCGGGGCGAATCCTCGGAGCCGCGGTTCGCGCCGATCTGACGGTGACCTTCGGGTGGCCCAAGCGGGGCCACTACCTCTACCCCGGGGCCGCCCTGCGGGGCCGCCTGGAGGTGGCGGAGATCGGCATCCCGCCGGCCGCCCTCGGACGCACCTCCCCGGGCCTCTGGTGCCTGGAGGAGGACGACTTCGGGGGGGGGCTGGTGCGGGCGCCAGACGCCCACAAGGGCACCCTGGGGCACGTGGTGGTGCTCGGCGGAACCGCCGGAAAGGCCGGGGCGCCCGGCCTGGCCGCCTGGGGCGCGCTGCGGGCCGGTGCCGGGCTGGCAACCCTTGCGGCTCCGGCGGCCGCGCTGCACGGGGCGCGGCTGCCCCTGGAGGTGATGACCGAGGCCCTGGGGTCGGCCCGGGAGGGGGACGGCTGGGATGCGGGACTCTGGGCGCAGGCGTCCCTGGTGCTCGGGCGGGCTGGGGCCCTCGTGGTCGGTCCGGGCATGGGTACCGCTGCGGGGGCCGGCGGCTTCCTGTCCCGGCTCCTGGCGGAGGAGGGCGCGCCCGTGGTACTCGATGCCGACGCCCTGAACCTCCTGGCCGGGTCGCCCGGCCTCTGGGCCGGCCGCCGGCGCCCCATGGTCCTTACGCCCCACCCCGGGGAGGCGGGCCGGCTCCTGGGGGTTTCCACCGCCGATGTGCAGGCGGACCGTGTCGGGGCGCTGCACCGCCTGTGCTCCCGGTACGGCTGCCCCGTGATCCTCAAGGGTGCCGCTACCCTCGTGGGCGCTCCGGGCGAGCCGGCGCACCTGATTCCGGTCGGAAACCCCGGCATGGCAACGGCCGGTACCGGCGACGTGCTCGCGGGAGTGGTGGGGGCCTTCCTGGCCCGGGGGCTCGAGGCCGCCGCCGCCTGCCGCCTGGCGGCCTATGCCCACGGCCTGGCGGGGGACCTCGCCGCCAACGAGGTGGGGGAGGAGGGTCTGGTCGCTTCCGACCTCCTTGCGGCGCTGCCCCGAGCCCTGGCTCGGCTCGGCTCCCGGCGAGAGGCTCTTCGGTCGGACCGGTCCGACCTGTCCGACCTGTCCGACCGGGCTGGCTCGTCCGACCGATGTGGCAGGCCGCGCCGATCCGCCCGACCGCCCAGCCACCCGACGGCCCATCCCGAGGAGAACCCATGAAGACCGCTCGAGAGATCATGACGCGCGACGTCCACACCGTC of the Thermodesulfobacteriota bacterium genome contains:
- a CDS encoding pyridoxine 5'-phosphate synthase → MIRLGVNIDHVATVRQARRIREPDPVWAVVAAELGGADQITLHLREDRRHIQDGDVVRVLGAASVPVNLEMAVTGEMVGIALERRPHAVTLVPERREEITTEGGLDVAGRFEEVRGAVSRLREGGLRVSLFVDPDPALVQACHRAGAQAVELHTGAFCEAWGGEGAEGELARLRRAAAVGRELGLAVHAGHGLNVRNVGAVARIPEVEELNIGHALVGRALFVGLERAVREMKEILEREVAWR
- a CDS encoding holo-ACP synthase, which codes for MILGVGLDLVAVERIRALQERRGERFLRRVFTDAEARACLGRGDPAPSLAARFAAKEAGMKALGTGWGSGVGWLDLEVVGEPGTAPRLVLRGRAAQLADARGVGAVHLSLTHDAGVAGAVVLLESAP
- a CDS encoding NAD(P)H-hydrate dehydratase; translation: MIALLTAAQMRALDAHTIEAVGLPGPVLMETAGRAVLHHLWAAYRDEALAGPVAVLCGKGNNGGDGFVVARCLHHLGCRVSAILLGSGEGVSGDAAVHLTAYRGSGGRLLEVSGRNRREAEARVSGAALAVDAILGTGLAAEVRGLPAEAISWLGAGACPVVSVDIPSGVCSDSGRILGAAVRADLTVTFGWPKRGHYLYPGAALRGRLEVAEIGIPPAALGRTSPGLWCLEEDDFGGGLVRAPDAHKGTLGHVVVLGGTAGKAGAPGLAAWGALRAGAGLATLAAPAAALHGARLPLEVMTEALGSAREGDGWDAGLWAQASLVLGRAGALVVGPGMGTAAGAGGFLSRLLAEEGAPVVLDADALNLLAGSPGLWAGRRRPMVLTPHPGEAGRLLGVSTADVQADRVGALHRLCSRYGCPVILKGAATLVGAPGEPAHLIPVGNPGMATAGTGDVLAGVVGAFLARGLEAAAACRLAAYAHGLAGDLAANEVGEEGLVASDLLAALPRALARLGSRREALRSDRSDLSDLSDRAGSSDRCGRPRRSARPPSHPTAHPEENP